From the genome of Ictalurus punctatus breed USDA103 chromosome 28, Coco_2.0, whole genome shotgun sequence, one region includes:
- the arhgef15a gene encoding ephexin-1 isoform X1, with translation MHAHAHTHTHTHTHTHARIHAHHHTHNPYHSYSTLHHDRSSKTEGSFGSDVKLLRLKNPLYSGCVFSLVCGPHQQKHINTHKHIINKQGLDFDKQMAALRPRLTHKPNLPPKPKPHTPNTSTTHTTAATRGDAQDIHTSSLTTTEDFQQTGHTHSSREKEERQKREWRTELQMDAGRSEPDGSETDEGVKAELSVKSSMMPPHHLDEKHCHCICHLSRPGMKLMWVPMEDTVDRTYAGENRKNGPLQGEDKSPGAEDTGQRRRTSVVVEHPAVKSPTMPQCYSCRSFRLHHSPQEEVASEGIYESMEVFFSTPPAEEPVYLQLQPSDHASPTTPTKPVPPPRPLSTLQARQKERRRTQPVLAYVISPRGGRPPIRSHSSCERGSEVPPLRKTKTEDQKQDGKTEIKEDSERGDQEHVICDKAGGSDHGAEGDYRGGELMQHVSPLPHRRCVSECVIRGEVKLWQHLGAVKQSGVLHTLTYRERQRQECMFEVVTSEASYLRSLNVLRDHFLGSRELDDTLVIHDKKSLFSNILQVHEASQRFLQDLLARVDECVLISDVCDIIYHHAHTHFSVYIEYVRNQVYQEKTYSKLMQCNRVFHTVMRRLEQSPLCNRLPFTSFMLLPFQRITRIKILIESILKNTVEGSEEETTACRALTTVNEMIKEANTQVGQMKQMEELIHIATMLEFDKLKAIPLVSRTRCLEKQGELQELVKGGSMFSFRFRFNPIYIFLFNDIVILTRRSSVNADRFLVLDHAHRSLVQVQPIEGGTQIDHTFCLIMLENHQGKMCERVLKANKESDLHRWMAAFPSVSMTKEEKVYDDWDCPQVQCIQQYVAKQADELSLEPSDIINIIRKTNEGWWEGIRLSDQTSGWFPHDVVIEVTNEHQRRRNLREQYRIAKAANHSTAT, from the exons GGAAGTTTCGGAAGCGATGTGAAGTTGTTAAGGTTGAAAAATCCCCTGTATTCCGGGTGTGTGTTTTCCCTGGTATGTGGACCTCATCAacaaaaacacataaacacacataaacacataataaacaaacaaggttTAGATTTTGACAAACAGATGGCCGCTCTGAGACCTCGCCTCACTCACAAACCAAACCTGCCCCCTAAACCAAagccacacacaccaaacactagcaccacacacacaacggCAGCGACCAGAGGAGACGCACAGGACATACACACATCCTCATTAACAACAACAGAGGACTTTCAGCagacaggccacacccactcttcccgagagaaagaggagagacaaAAGAGAGAGTGGAGAACAGAGCTGCAGATGGATGCGGGACGATCAG AGCCAGACGGCAGTGAGACAGACGAGGGTGTTAAAGCAGAGCTGAGTGTGAAGAGCTCGATGATGCCCCCTCATCACCTGGATGAGAAACACTGCCACTGTATCTGTCACCTATCCCGGCCAGGCATGAAGCTGATGTGGGTTCCTATGGAGGACACGGTGGACAGAACATATGcaggagaaaacagaaaaaatggcCCTCTACAGGGGGAGGACAAATCTCCAGGCGCGGAGGACACGGGCCAGAGACGGAGGACGAGCGTTGTAGTAGAACACCCTGCTGTGAAATCTCCCACAATGCCTCAGTGCTACAGCTGCCGCAGTTTCCGCCTCCATCACAGCCCACAGGAGGAGGTGGCAAGTGAGGGCATATATGAGAGCATGGAGGTGTTCTTCTCTACACCACCTGCTGAGGAACCTGTATATCTACAACTCCAACCATCTGATCACGCCTCCCCAACCACTCCCACCAAACCAGTACCCCCACCCCGCCCACTCTCCACCCTGCAGGCCCGTcagaaagagaggaggagaacgCAGCCTGTTCTAGCCTATGTAATCTCACCGAGAGGAGGCCGTCCACCAATCAGATCTCATAGCAGCTGTGAAAGAGGAAGTGAAGTCCCGCCTCTAAGAAAAACGAAGACAG agGACCAGAAACAAGAcggaaaaacagaaataaaagaagaCTCTGA gaGAGGTGACCAGGAGCACGTGATCTGTGACAAGGCTGGTGGCAGTGATCATGGTGCAGAAGGTGATTATAGAGGAGGAG agctgaTGCAGCACGTGAGCCCCCTCCCCCACAGgaggtgtgtgagtgagtgtgtgatccGGGGAGAGGTCAAATTGTGGCAGCATCTCGGAGCAGTGAAGCAAAGCGGagtcttacacacactcacctacagagagagacagagacaggag TGTATGTTTGAGGTTGTGACCTCAGAGGCATCGTACCTACGCTCGCTGAACGTGCTCAGAGATCACTTCCTCGGGTCACGGGAGCTGGACGACACACTCGTCATCCATGACAAGAAGTCACTCTTCTCCAATATCCTGCAGGTGCATGAGGCCAGCCAAAG GTTCCTGCAGGATCTGCTGGCTCGAGTAGATGAGTGTGTGCTCATCTCTGATGTGTGTGACATCATCTaccaccacgcacacacacacttctctgtgTACATTGAGTACGTCAGGAACCAGGTGTATCAGGAGAAGACCTACAGCAAGCTAAT gcAGTGTAACCGTGTGTTCCACACAGTAATGAGGCGTTTAGAACAATCTCCTCTCTGTAATCGGTTGCCATTTACCTCCTTCATGCTGCTGCCATTCCAGAGGATCACACGCATCAAGATCCTGATagag AGTATTCTCAAGAACACAGTGGAGGGTTCAGAAGAGGAAACCACAGCCTGTAGAGCTCTAACTACAGTGAATGAG atgatCAAAGAGGCAAACACTCAGGTGGGCCAGATGAAGCAGATGGAGGAGCTCATACACATCGCCACTATGCTGGAGTTCGACAAACTCAAG GCGATCCCTCTGGTGTCTCGGACACGGTGTTTGGAGAAACAGGGAGAGCTACAGGAGCTTGTTAAAGGAGGATCAATGTTCAGTTTCCGCTTTCGTTTCAACCCCATCTACATCTTCCTCTTCAATGACATCGTCATCCTCACCCGAAGGAg cagtgtAAATGCCGATCGCTTCCTGGTTCTTGACCACGCCCACCGCTCTCTGGTTCAGGTCCAGCCCATAGAGGGAGGAACTCAGATAGACCACACCTTCTGTCTAATAATGCTGGAGAATCACCAGGGCAAGATGTGTGAGCGTGTACTAAAGGCTAACAAGGA GTCAGACCTGCACCGGTGGATGGCAGCATTTCCATCTGTCTCTATGACGAAGGAAGAGAAAGTGTATGATGACTGGG actgcCCCCAGGTCCAGTGCATCCAGCAGTATGTTGCAAAACAGGCTGATGAGCTCAGCTTAGAACCCTCTGACATTATCAACATTATACGCAAAACAAATGAAG GTTGGTGGGAGGGGATTCGACTCTCGGATCAGACGTCTGGATGGTTTCCTCACGATGTTGTGATCGAGGTCACCAACGAGCACCAGCGCCGCCGCAACCTCCGAGAACAATACCGAATCGCCAAGGCAGCCAATCACAGCACTGCAACCTGA
- the arhgef15a gene encoding ephexin-1 isoform X4 produces the protein MAALRPRLTHKPNLPPKPKPHTPNTSTTHTTAATRGDAQDIHTSSLTTTEDFQQTGHTHSSREKEERQKREWRTELQMDAGRSEPDGSETDEGVKAELSVKSSMMPPHHLDEKHCHCICHLSRPGMKLMWVPMEDTVDRTYAGENRKNGPLQGEDKSPGAEDTGQRRRTSVVVEHPAVKSPTMPQCYSCRSFRLHHSPQEEVASEGIYESMEVFFSTPPAEEPVYLQLQPSDHASPTTPTKPVPPPRPLSTLQARQKERRRTQPVLAYVISPRGGRPPIRSHSSCERGSEVPPLRKTKTEDQKQDGKTEIKEDSERGDQEHVICDKAGGSDHGAEGDYRGGELMQHVSPLPHRRCVSECVIRGEVKLWQHLGAVKQSGVLHTLTYRERQRQECMFEVVTSEASYLRSLNVLRDHFLGSRELDDTLVIHDKKSLFSNILQVHEASQRFLQDLLARVDECVLISDVCDIIYHHAHTHFSVYIEYVRNQVYQEKTYSKLMQCNRVFHTVMRRLEQSPLCNRLPFTSFMLLPFQRITRIKILIESILKNTVEGSEEETTACRALTTVNEMIKEANTQVGQMKQMEELIHIATMLEFDKLKAIPLVSRTRCLEKQGELQELVKGGSMFSFRFRFNPIYIFLFNDIVILTRRSSVNADRFLVLDHAHRSLVQVQPIEGGTQIDHTFCLIMLENHQGKMCERVLKANKESDLHRWMAAFPSVSMTKEEKVYDDWDCPQVQCIQQYVAKQADELSLEPSDIINIIRKTNEGWWEGIRLSDQTSGWFPHDVVIEVTNEHQRRRNLREQYRIAKAANHSTAT, from the exons ATGGCCGCTCTGAGACCTCGCCTCACTCACAAACCAAACCTGCCCCCTAAACCAAagccacacacaccaaacactagcaccacacacacaacggCAGCGACCAGAGGAGACGCACAGGACATACACACATCCTCATTAACAACAACAGAGGACTTTCAGCagacaggccacacccactcttcccgagagaaagaggagagacaaAAGAGAGAGTGGAGAACAGAGCTGCAGATGGATGCGGGACGATCAG AGCCAGACGGCAGTGAGACAGACGAGGGTGTTAAAGCAGAGCTGAGTGTGAAGAGCTCGATGATGCCCCCTCATCACCTGGATGAGAAACACTGCCACTGTATCTGTCACCTATCCCGGCCAGGCATGAAGCTGATGTGGGTTCCTATGGAGGACACGGTGGACAGAACATATGcaggagaaaacagaaaaaatggcCCTCTACAGGGGGAGGACAAATCTCCAGGCGCGGAGGACACGGGCCAGAGACGGAGGACGAGCGTTGTAGTAGAACACCCTGCTGTGAAATCTCCCACAATGCCTCAGTGCTACAGCTGCCGCAGTTTCCGCCTCCATCACAGCCCACAGGAGGAGGTGGCAAGTGAGGGCATATATGAGAGCATGGAGGTGTTCTTCTCTACACCACCTGCTGAGGAACCTGTATATCTACAACTCCAACCATCTGATCACGCCTCCCCAACCACTCCCACCAAACCAGTACCCCCACCCCGCCCACTCTCCACCCTGCAGGCCCGTcagaaagagaggaggagaacgCAGCCTGTTCTAGCCTATGTAATCTCACCGAGAGGAGGCCGTCCACCAATCAGATCTCATAGCAGCTGTGAAAGAGGAAGTGAAGTCCCGCCTCTAAGAAAAACGAAGACAG agGACCAGAAACAAGAcggaaaaacagaaataaaagaagaCTCTGA gaGAGGTGACCAGGAGCACGTGATCTGTGACAAGGCTGGTGGCAGTGATCATGGTGCAGAAGGTGATTATAGAGGAGGAG agctgaTGCAGCACGTGAGCCCCCTCCCCCACAGgaggtgtgtgagtgagtgtgtgatccGGGGAGAGGTCAAATTGTGGCAGCATCTCGGAGCAGTGAAGCAAAGCGGagtcttacacacactcacctacagagagagacagagacaggag TGTATGTTTGAGGTTGTGACCTCAGAGGCATCGTACCTACGCTCGCTGAACGTGCTCAGAGATCACTTCCTCGGGTCACGGGAGCTGGACGACACACTCGTCATCCATGACAAGAAGTCACTCTTCTCCAATATCCTGCAGGTGCATGAGGCCAGCCAAAG GTTCCTGCAGGATCTGCTGGCTCGAGTAGATGAGTGTGTGCTCATCTCTGATGTGTGTGACATCATCTaccaccacgcacacacacacttctctgtgTACATTGAGTACGTCAGGAACCAGGTGTATCAGGAGAAGACCTACAGCAAGCTAAT gcAGTGTAACCGTGTGTTCCACACAGTAATGAGGCGTTTAGAACAATCTCCTCTCTGTAATCGGTTGCCATTTACCTCCTTCATGCTGCTGCCATTCCAGAGGATCACACGCATCAAGATCCTGATagag AGTATTCTCAAGAACACAGTGGAGGGTTCAGAAGAGGAAACCACAGCCTGTAGAGCTCTAACTACAGTGAATGAG atgatCAAAGAGGCAAACACTCAGGTGGGCCAGATGAAGCAGATGGAGGAGCTCATACACATCGCCACTATGCTGGAGTTCGACAAACTCAAG GCGATCCCTCTGGTGTCTCGGACACGGTGTTTGGAGAAACAGGGAGAGCTACAGGAGCTTGTTAAAGGAGGATCAATGTTCAGTTTCCGCTTTCGTTTCAACCCCATCTACATCTTCCTCTTCAATGACATCGTCATCCTCACCCGAAGGAg cagtgtAAATGCCGATCGCTTCCTGGTTCTTGACCACGCCCACCGCTCTCTGGTTCAGGTCCAGCCCATAGAGGGAGGAACTCAGATAGACCACACCTTCTGTCTAATAATGCTGGAGAATCACCAGGGCAAGATGTGTGAGCGTGTACTAAAGGCTAACAAGGA GTCAGACCTGCACCGGTGGATGGCAGCATTTCCATCTGTCTCTATGACGAAGGAAGAGAAAGTGTATGATGACTGGG actgcCCCCAGGTCCAGTGCATCCAGCAGTATGTTGCAAAACAGGCTGATGAGCTCAGCTTAGAACCCTCTGACATTATCAACATTATACGCAAAACAAATGAAG GTTGGTGGGAGGGGATTCGACTCTCGGATCAGACGTCTGGATGGTTTCCTCACGATGTTGTGATCGAGGTCACCAACGAGCACCAGCGCCGCCGCAACCTCCGAGAACAATACCGAATCGCCAAGGCAGCCAATCACAGCACTGCAACCTGA
- the arhgef15a gene encoding ephexin-1 isoform X3 codes for MHAHAHTHTHTHTHTHARIHAHHHTHNPYHSYSTLHHDRSSKTEGSFGSDVKLLRLKNPLYSGCVFSLVCGPHQQKHINTHKHIINKQGLDFDKQMAALRPRLTHKPNLPPKPKPHTPNTSTTHTTAATRGDAQDIHTSSLTTTEDFQQTGHTHSSREKEERQKREWRTELQMDAGRSEPDGSETDEGVKAELSVKSSMMPPHHLDEKHCHCICHLSRPGMKLMWVPMEDTVDRTYAGENRKNGPLQGEDKSPGAEDTGQRRRTSVVVEHPAVKSPTMPQCYSCRSFRLHHSPQEEVASEGIYESMEVFFSTPPAEEPVYLQLQPSDHASPTTPTKPVPPPRPLSTLQARQKERRRTQPVLAYVISPRGGRPPIRSHSSCERGSEVPPLRKTKTEDQKQDGKTEIKEDSERGDQEHVICDKAGGSDHGAEELMQHVSPLPHRRCVSECVIRGEVKLWQHLGAVKQSGVLHTLTYRERQRQECMFEVVTSEASYLRSLNVLRDHFLGSRELDDTLVIHDKKSLFSNILQVHEASQRFLQDLLARVDECVLISDVCDIIYHHAHTHFSVYIEYVRNQVYQEKTYSKLMQCNRVFHTVMRRLEQSPLCNRLPFTSFMLLPFQRITRIKILIESILKNTVEGSEEETTACRALTTVNEMIKEANTQVGQMKQMEELIHIATMLEFDKLKAIPLVSRTRCLEKQGELQELVKGGSMFSFRFRFNPIYIFLFNDIVILTRRSSVNADRFLVLDHAHRSLVQVQPIEGGTQIDHTFCLIMLENHQGKMCERVLKANKESDLHRWMAAFPSVSMTKEEKVYDDWDCPQVQCIQQYVAKQADELSLEPSDIINIIRKTNEGWWEGIRLSDQTSGWFPHDVVIEVTNEHQRRRNLREQYRIAKAANHSTAT; via the exons GGAAGTTTCGGAAGCGATGTGAAGTTGTTAAGGTTGAAAAATCCCCTGTATTCCGGGTGTGTGTTTTCCCTGGTATGTGGACCTCATCAacaaaaacacataaacacacataaacacataataaacaaacaaggttTAGATTTTGACAAACAGATGGCCGCTCTGAGACCTCGCCTCACTCACAAACCAAACCTGCCCCCTAAACCAAagccacacacaccaaacactagcaccacacacacaacggCAGCGACCAGAGGAGACGCACAGGACATACACACATCCTCATTAACAACAACAGAGGACTTTCAGCagacaggccacacccactcttcccgagagaaagaggagagacaaAAGAGAGAGTGGAGAACAGAGCTGCAGATGGATGCGGGACGATCAG AGCCAGACGGCAGTGAGACAGACGAGGGTGTTAAAGCAGAGCTGAGTGTGAAGAGCTCGATGATGCCCCCTCATCACCTGGATGAGAAACACTGCCACTGTATCTGTCACCTATCCCGGCCAGGCATGAAGCTGATGTGGGTTCCTATGGAGGACACGGTGGACAGAACATATGcaggagaaaacagaaaaaatggcCCTCTACAGGGGGAGGACAAATCTCCAGGCGCGGAGGACACGGGCCAGAGACGGAGGACGAGCGTTGTAGTAGAACACCCTGCTGTGAAATCTCCCACAATGCCTCAGTGCTACAGCTGCCGCAGTTTCCGCCTCCATCACAGCCCACAGGAGGAGGTGGCAAGTGAGGGCATATATGAGAGCATGGAGGTGTTCTTCTCTACACCACCTGCTGAGGAACCTGTATATCTACAACTCCAACCATCTGATCACGCCTCCCCAACCACTCCCACCAAACCAGTACCCCCACCCCGCCCACTCTCCACCCTGCAGGCCCGTcagaaagagaggaggagaacgCAGCCTGTTCTAGCCTATGTAATCTCACCGAGAGGAGGCCGTCCACCAATCAGATCTCATAGCAGCTGTGAAAGAGGAAGTGAAGTCCCGCCTCTAAGAAAAACGAAGACAG agGACCAGAAACAAGAcggaaaaacagaaataaaagaagaCTCTGA gaGAGGTGACCAGGAGCACGTGATCTGTGACAAGGCTGGTGGCAGTGATCATGGTGCAGAAG agctgaTGCAGCACGTGAGCCCCCTCCCCCACAGgaggtgtgtgagtgagtgtgtgatccGGGGAGAGGTCAAATTGTGGCAGCATCTCGGAGCAGTGAAGCAAAGCGGagtcttacacacactcacctacagagagagacagagacaggag TGTATGTTTGAGGTTGTGACCTCAGAGGCATCGTACCTACGCTCGCTGAACGTGCTCAGAGATCACTTCCTCGGGTCACGGGAGCTGGACGACACACTCGTCATCCATGACAAGAAGTCACTCTTCTCCAATATCCTGCAGGTGCATGAGGCCAGCCAAAG GTTCCTGCAGGATCTGCTGGCTCGAGTAGATGAGTGTGTGCTCATCTCTGATGTGTGTGACATCATCTaccaccacgcacacacacacttctctgtgTACATTGAGTACGTCAGGAACCAGGTGTATCAGGAGAAGACCTACAGCAAGCTAAT gcAGTGTAACCGTGTGTTCCACACAGTAATGAGGCGTTTAGAACAATCTCCTCTCTGTAATCGGTTGCCATTTACCTCCTTCATGCTGCTGCCATTCCAGAGGATCACACGCATCAAGATCCTGATagag AGTATTCTCAAGAACACAGTGGAGGGTTCAGAAGAGGAAACCACAGCCTGTAGAGCTCTAACTACAGTGAATGAG atgatCAAAGAGGCAAACACTCAGGTGGGCCAGATGAAGCAGATGGAGGAGCTCATACACATCGCCACTATGCTGGAGTTCGACAAACTCAAG GCGATCCCTCTGGTGTCTCGGACACGGTGTTTGGAGAAACAGGGAGAGCTACAGGAGCTTGTTAAAGGAGGATCAATGTTCAGTTTCCGCTTTCGTTTCAACCCCATCTACATCTTCCTCTTCAATGACATCGTCATCCTCACCCGAAGGAg cagtgtAAATGCCGATCGCTTCCTGGTTCTTGACCACGCCCACCGCTCTCTGGTTCAGGTCCAGCCCATAGAGGGAGGAACTCAGATAGACCACACCTTCTGTCTAATAATGCTGGAGAATCACCAGGGCAAGATGTGTGAGCGTGTACTAAAGGCTAACAAGGA GTCAGACCTGCACCGGTGGATGGCAGCATTTCCATCTGTCTCTATGACGAAGGAAGAGAAAGTGTATGATGACTGGG actgcCCCCAGGTCCAGTGCATCCAGCAGTATGTTGCAAAACAGGCTGATGAGCTCAGCTTAGAACCCTCTGACATTATCAACATTATACGCAAAACAAATGAAG GTTGGTGGGAGGGGATTCGACTCTCGGATCAGACGTCTGGATGGTTTCCTCACGATGTTGTGATCGAGGTCACCAACGAGCACCAGCGCCGCCGCAACCTCCGAGAACAATACCGAATCGCCAAGGCAGCCAATCACAGCACTGCAACCTGA
- the arhgef15a gene encoding ephexin-1 isoform X2, which produces MHAHAHTHTHTHTHTHARIHAHHHTHNPYHSYSTLHHDRSSKTEGSFGSDVKLLRLKNPLYSGCVFSLVCGPHQQKHINTHKHIINKQGLDFDKQMAALRPRLTHKPNLPPKPKPHTPNTSTTHTTAATRGDAQDIHTSSLTTTEDFQQTGHTHSSREKEERQKREWRTELQMDAGRSEPDGSETDEGVKAELSVKSSMMPPHHLDEKHCHCICHLSRPGMKLMWVPMEDTVDRTYAGENRKNGPLQGEDKSPGAEDTGQRRRTSVVVEHPAVKSPTMPQCYSCRSFRLHHSPQEEVASEGIYESMEVFFSTPPAEEPVYLQLQPSDHASPTTPTKPVPPPRPLSTLQARQKERRRTQPVLAYVISPRGGRPPIRSHSSCERGSEVPPLRKTKTEDQKQDGKTEIKEDSERGDQEHVICDKAGGSDHGAEGDYRGGELMQHVSPLPHRRCVSECVIRGEVKLWQHLGAVKQSGVLHTLTYRERQRQECMFEVVTSEASYLRSLNVLRDHFLGSRELDDTLVIHDKKSLFSNILQVHEASQRFLQDLLARVDECVLISDVCDIIYHHAHTHFSVYIEYVRNQVYQEKTYSKLMQCNRVFHTVMRRLEQSPLCNRLPFTSFMLLPFQRITRIKILIESILKNTVEGSEEETTACRALTTVNEMIKEANTQVGQMKQMEELIHIATMLEFDKLKAIPLVSRTRCLEKQGELQELVKGGSMFSFRFRFNPIYIFLFNDIVILTRRSVNADRFLVLDHAHRSLVQVQPIEGGTQIDHTFCLIMLENHQGKMCERVLKANKESDLHRWMAAFPSVSMTKEEKVYDDWDCPQVQCIQQYVAKQADELSLEPSDIINIIRKTNEGWWEGIRLSDQTSGWFPHDVVIEVTNEHQRRRNLREQYRIAKAANHSTAT; this is translated from the exons GGAAGTTTCGGAAGCGATGTGAAGTTGTTAAGGTTGAAAAATCCCCTGTATTCCGGGTGTGTGTTTTCCCTGGTATGTGGACCTCATCAacaaaaacacataaacacacataaacacataataaacaaacaaggttTAGATTTTGACAAACAGATGGCCGCTCTGAGACCTCGCCTCACTCACAAACCAAACCTGCCCCCTAAACCAAagccacacacaccaaacactagcaccacacacacaacggCAGCGACCAGAGGAGACGCACAGGACATACACACATCCTCATTAACAACAACAGAGGACTTTCAGCagacaggccacacccactcttcccgagagaaagaggagagacaaAAGAGAGAGTGGAGAACAGAGCTGCAGATGGATGCGGGACGATCAG AGCCAGACGGCAGTGAGACAGACGAGGGTGTTAAAGCAGAGCTGAGTGTGAAGAGCTCGATGATGCCCCCTCATCACCTGGATGAGAAACACTGCCACTGTATCTGTCACCTATCCCGGCCAGGCATGAAGCTGATGTGGGTTCCTATGGAGGACACGGTGGACAGAACATATGcaggagaaaacagaaaaaatggcCCTCTACAGGGGGAGGACAAATCTCCAGGCGCGGAGGACACGGGCCAGAGACGGAGGACGAGCGTTGTAGTAGAACACCCTGCTGTGAAATCTCCCACAATGCCTCAGTGCTACAGCTGCCGCAGTTTCCGCCTCCATCACAGCCCACAGGAGGAGGTGGCAAGTGAGGGCATATATGAGAGCATGGAGGTGTTCTTCTCTACACCACCTGCTGAGGAACCTGTATATCTACAACTCCAACCATCTGATCACGCCTCCCCAACCACTCCCACCAAACCAGTACCCCCACCCCGCCCACTCTCCACCCTGCAGGCCCGTcagaaagagaggaggagaacgCAGCCTGTTCTAGCCTATGTAATCTCACCGAGAGGAGGCCGTCCACCAATCAGATCTCATAGCAGCTGTGAAAGAGGAAGTGAAGTCCCGCCTCTAAGAAAAACGAAGACAG agGACCAGAAACAAGAcggaaaaacagaaataaaagaagaCTCTGA gaGAGGTGACCAGGAGCACGTGATCTGTGACAAGGCTGGTGGCAGTGATCATGGTGCAGAAGGTGATTATAGAGGAGGAG agctgaTGCAGCACGTGAGCCCCCTCCCCCACAGgaggtgtgtgagtgagtgtgtgatccGGGGAGAGGTCAAATTGTGGCAGCATCTCGGAGCAGTGAAGCAAAGCGGagtcttacacacactcacctacagagagagacagagacaggag TGTATGTTTGAGGTTGTGACCTCAGAGGCATCGTACCTACGCTCGCTGAACGTGCTCAGAGATCACTTCCTCGGGTCACGGGAGCTGGACGACACACTCGTCATCCATGACAAGAAGTCACTCTTCTCCAATATCCTGCAGGTGCATGAGGCCAGCCAAAG GTTCCTGCAGGATCTGCTGGCTCGAGTAGATGAGTGTGTGCTCATCTCTGATGTGTGTGACATCATCTaccaccacgcacacacacacttctctgtgTACATTGAGTACGTCAGGAACCAGGTGTATCAGGAGAAGACCTACAGCAAGCTAAT gcAGTGTAACCGTGTGTTCCACACAGTAATGAGGCGTTTAGAACAATCTCCTCTCTGTAATCGGTTGCCATTTACCTCCTTCATGCTGCTGCCATTCCAGAGGATCACACGCATCAAGATCCTGATagag AGTATTCTCAAGAACACAGTGGAGGGTTCAGAAGAGGAAACCACAGCCTGTAGAGCTCTAACTACAGTGAATGAG atgatCAAAGAGGCAAACACTCAGGTGGGCCAGATGAAGCAGATGGAGGAGCTCATACACATCGCCACTATGCTGGAGTTCGACAAACTCAAG GCGATCCCTCTGGTGTCTCGGACACGGTGTTTGGAGAAACAGGGAGAGCTACAGGAGCTTGTTAAAGGAGGATCAATGTTCAGTTTCCGCTTTCGTTTCAACCCCATCTACATCTTCCTCTTCAATGACATCGTCATCCTCACCCGAAGGAg tgtAAATGCCGATCGCTTCCTGGTTCTTGACCACGCCCACCGCTCTCTGGTTCAGGTCCAGCCCATAGAGGGAGGAACTCAGATAGACCACACCTTCTGTCTAATAATGCTGGAGAATCACCAGGGCAAGATGTGTGAGCGTGTACTAAAGGCTAACAAGGA GTCAGACCTGCACCGGTGGATGGCAGCATTTCCATCTGTCTCTATGACGAAGGAAGAGAAAGTGTATGATGACTGGG actgcCCCCAGGTCCAGTGCATCCAGCAGTATGTTGCAAAACAGGCTGATGAGCTCAGCTTAGAACCCTCTGACATTATCAACATTATACGCAAAACAAATGAAG GTTGGTGGGAGGGGATTCGACTCTCGGATCAGACGTCTGGATGGTTTCCTCACGATGTTGTGATCGAGGTCACCAACGAGCACCAGCGCCGCCGCAACCTCCGAGAACAATACCGAATCGCCAAGGCAGCCAATCACAGCACTGCAACCTGA